The nucleotide window GTTCATCTCCTCAGTTTAAAGCTTACCTACGTGTCAGTTGTAGTATATGTTTTTAATACAAGAGAGGAGAGAAGACATTTATTGTCATATTTGGAGTCAATAAGTGTAGGACTCAATATGCTATGGATAGTGATGGGAAACTTAAATTATGTGCTCCAACCAGATGATGGAATTGGAGGCAATCCCATTAGCTTGTCAAAAATAATAGAATTTCAAAGCTATGTGGAAGCATGTGGATTGATTGAACTACCAATATGTTTAAGTAAATATACTTGGAATGATAGACATAGATATGAAAGAGTGATATCCAAAATAGATTGGGTGTTTATTAACATAGATTGTCTGAATAGTTGCCAAGTTTCAAAGCTCATTTCCTACCAGAGGGAATACGTGATCATTATCCCTGAAGTTGGTTCTTACTGATAGTCCTAGAAGGGATAAAGTTACTTTTAAATATTGTAGTATTTGGGCAACTCATCCATCTTTTCTTGATGTAGTAAAGGAAGGATGGGCTTAATAAGTGGATGGTTGCATCATGTTTAGAGTGGTGAAAAGCTAAAATACCTGAAGCACAAACTGAGGAAGTTGAATGGCCAACATTTTAGTAATATAATTGCAGTAGCTGATGAAGATAGGTTGAACCTTGCTCAGGAACAAGCAACACTACATCTGCACCCTCAGGATATTACTCTGCAGACAAAAGAAAAGGAGTTATTTCAGAAATTCAAACAATCTTCATACCCTACCGAATTTTTCTTGCAATAAAAAAGTAAGGCAACATGTATACGGTTGGGGGATGATAACACAAGGTATTTTTTCTCTGTGATCAAGTACAGGAAGCTTCAACAATATATCATCCATTTAACAGATAGTCAAGGCATAATACAAACTTATTAAAGTGCTGTTGACTCTATATTTCTTGATTACTATAAGGACTTGCTAGGGAAGAAAATTCCTGGCAGGGTAAAAGCTTTCAAGAGATTAATTAGGAATGGCAAGTGTTTGTCAATAGAACAATAATTGCAGTTTGATAAGTGTAGATTTTGACCATttattagtaccttcttgctttagttttagtccgaaagtgttGATTTATGCTctcgaaactaatgaaattgtacaAATTGCCGAAATATTAGAAATTTGGACTCTaatgaataaatataaataaaaaataagtgtTCCGACTCATAAGGCAAAAATGGGCGTAAGAGACAAAAAATGTGGTACGTAAAATTATTTCTGTGGCGGCAGAAGAAAGCGTGGATTGTAGAATTCTCTGCATGGCCGCAGATCTGGTGTTGAAGCTCAAAATTTGATTGAAGAGAAGTGCGGAACGCACACAATTTGTGCGGTGGCAAAACATAGTTGCactgacaagaattcaaaaagttcagagagtgtgcaaaacGACTAAGATGGATCCTTTCcagaagtgtggaccgcacacgAAATTGTGTGGCTGTAGAAGCTGAAGTGCAGCTGCAGATCAAATTGTACAACCACAGAATCCCTCAACCTGCAGACTCGAGCAAAGTGCagaccacacatggaattgtgcggccgcagaacctcttgAAGGACATTTTATTCAGcaaattttgggccactataaatagacgggaataactttttttaggtcaagtttgtAGTTTTTGAGTGGTAGCCGTTGTAGTTTACCACTTTTGATAATTTGCGACCAATTTGGGTTAAAAACACAATactttatcattttaattttatagTATGACTTTAATTagtgtttcttctttattttctttcatttctactatgagtagctagatattTACTAAGGTTGTACGCATTAGTGTATAAACTTTATGGGTAATTAATCtgatgcttgtttatgattgtgtGTCTATTATTTaaccttgttcatgctttaattttagaattaatggttgcagaTATTGATTTATGCCTTTTTGTCTTGGTttttacttgagaaagagtgtcctagtctaggaaaacttggctaacaagaaattggactAGTTAAGGATTtgactagcctaattaaagggtttgaactagagatagggaaaaTCCGAGTTGAGCTCATATCAAATATTTGTCTTGATACCCATTTGAGCTTGAGAAGCTAAATTGAGaaaaatcactctatgaccgagaggtatcGAGTGGATAACTTAGatttgagagctataatacacctcaATCACTAAAACAAGTGTTAACGTAATTAACCCATTAGGATAACACCTAGGCGAAGGTTTCATCTCTAGGTCTTTTACCTATttgaaaataaccaaaaaaaattaatcaaattcTAGTTTCATTTCTCTAGTTTATCATTGATTGTATAGTTTATAGAAGTAATTTGCAAATCCATCTTGTTTGGAAGTGTATTTAAGTTATTTCTTCTACATGCATTAAGTGTACACTCTAATACTCACACTTAGCTCCCTgagaaaatcgaccccgactcatagttgggtactattcttccaacaaCCTCTTCCACTCATTGTTGAGTATGGATTGGGagtggatcaatttttggcgccgctGCCAGGGAATTATAATGGTGTTATCTATATTTaagtgtgtttttggaatatcttctttcccTTCCTTGTTAATAACTTGTTTAAAAAATCATAGGTATAAACATGGCGAACAATGAGCTTGAAATATGCATTTAGGGGACTTGGACGATAAGGAGGAAGCCCTCGATGAGGTACCTCAGGTGCCACAAGCTAATTGTAGGGGCCGGGTACCACAAGACAACGTACACGTTCTACCCACACCTCCACCACATCCATCACAAGCGGTCAACACCAGATATTTCTCAATGAAAATTATGCTAGTGCAATaatccctccccgtattagggcgagCAACTTTTAAAtcaccaacgtgatgctcacATTTTTTGAGCAACGAGGCTTCTTCAACGGTGCACCaacccaaaatgcttacaaacatctgaAGGGCTTTATGGATACatattgggggagcaagcaaactaatattttcaaggatgcattgaggctgatagcttatatgagtccaccaaactatagagcaCCTGATCCTTTATGAGTTTCTACTGAGAATACTTATGAAGCAGTAAGTAAAAAAGACAAGGAacttttacgtggaaaaatcccactgTCAATGAGCATTGTCCATGCCATGTCTTCCAgagttctgttctttctttcagcaacaccattttgttgtggagtccttgaTGCTGAGAAGTTGTGTGTGATTCCATTTTTGTTACAAGCTCATCAAATTTGGCGTTGTCAAATTCTGTCCCATGGTTAGATCTGATGCATACTAACTTCAATTTTATCTTCACTTGGATCTTCTTGACAAAGGCCATAAGTACCTCGAAAGTCTCATCCTTTGTTCTAAGAACCAGTGTCCAGGTGAATCTTGAATTTGGAaaaccacgaaccaggtccttctaaattaatttattcagaAGTGAGAAGCTTGCATGCCCCAATCTTCCATGCCAAAGTTCTGCGTCATCATCAACTGACTTCAAGCATctcatattaccattttgtagaGATTCAAAGTCAAAAATGTAGATGTTCTTGTTTCTTATGGCCACTACAACCACTTTTCCAGTTACTAGATTGGTAACTGTACACACTTTTGATAagaactctactttgttccctttaTCACAGATTTGAGAAACACTTAGGAGACTGTACTTCAGGCCATCTACATAATACACGTTCTCAATTGAGTGTCAAAGAAACTTTCCAACTTTTCCAACACTGAGAATGTACCCCCTCAATTTTTTCAAAGGATACATTCCCTTACTGCAGGGCTTTCAGTGAGAAGAAATCCATGGTGCTTCCAGTCACGTGCTTTGAGCATCCACTGTCCATGGTCCATTGCAGCCCTCTTCCTCTCATTGTTCTCTGCACATACAAACTATGGGTtaaatttaggaacccaaactagtttgggtctcTTGTTATGATAAAAGGAATGGATAAGGGCTTTTCTAGTCCATGCAGGCAGCATTCGTTTCTTGCGAGTGGTACCTGGTCCCTTGTTAGTAGTCACTTTGTCAGTAAACCTTTTGTTTTTCTGAACAGATTGAATCCTGGCCTGGCAATTTTCTTTAAAGTtcccattgttcccacagtgggtacacaGCCAGTTATCAGGAACAATGACGTACTTGCTGTGGGGGTTGTAAGGGGTTTTCTCCAtttggaacccgattccctgcctgtttccactattgttgaaatacatggcagtgacagcatctgaggaccaggtccacttcagaGATTTTTCAAGATTAATTTTTAGTTTCCCCAATTCAGCTTGAAGTTGCCGATTTCTCTCAAATTTACCACATAGACTAGTTTTCACATCAGTGAATTCCTTTTCAAGCTTGAAGTGTGTCTCACTAGCTACTTTTTTCCCTTTCCCAAAACTTACTGTCCTATGTTCTCCATTGAGTCCCTCACTGGTTTCCTCTAGGTCAGTGATTATCACTAAAAAATCACTCTTCTCTTGCTCAGTAGCTGAAATTTATCCTTCTAGAGTGTGTTTCTCATTGCTAAGACCTTCTATTGTTTCCTTCAAGTCAACAAACACTACCATcaggtcatctctctcattttatacactagttattttttcattcagaacttccttttctttttcaagattagctatggtctcatttaGGTCCACTACACAGACCACCAGATCATCTTTAGATTATTCAGTTTCTCCTAGTTCTATGGTCAGGATCTCCTTATCATTATCAAGGTTATAATAAGCATCAATTTGAACAGTTGCTAATGACCTTAACTTCTTAGAAGAGTAGGATtttagatttctctgaacatccctgaaatttacctcatcatcttcatcttcttcatcatcatcagactaCGCCATCAGCGCAAACAGTGAGTCATACTTCATTGCTTcagtttccactgccatcatggagTTGTTTTCTATATCTGGTTCCCTTTCAGATTCACTGGAGGAGTTTCCCCAAGCAGCAAGAGCATGCTTCACAATATCATCAGCTGTACTTTTTCGACTGAATTGTTTGTCTCGAACCAGGTTCCTTTTTGCTGGTTTGTCAGGGTTTTGTTGTATTGCTCCTGTTTCACAAGTGCAcattctttgatgaaatgccctggcTTTCCGCACCTATGACAGAGATCATTATTCCTTGCATTACTTGAACTGACCCTCTTTGGGATACCACCATTCCTTTGAACCATCTTTTGAGATAttttagtaagataggccatATCAATATCTTCTTCACTtgagtcactgctttcagccttgAGTACcgggttcttttccttctttggctctctcctttcactgtctttctttcttttcatctcgtatgtcTTCAAATTACCAATCAGCTCATCCATGGTTAGAGTTTATAGATCTTTAGCTTCAGTAatggcatttaccttactttcccaagaaCCAGGTAGAATACTAAggattttccttacaagcttgttttTGGGAATAACATCTCCAAGTGAATGAAGCTTATTTATGATGAATGTGAATCTGGTGTGCATATCCTGTATAGACTCATCATAATTCATCCTGAAAAGCTCATACTCTGTGGTGAGCATGTCAATATTAGACTGCTTAacctgagtagttccttcgtGTGTGGTTTTCAacacttcccatatttctttggcagtaTCACAAGTTGAGACTCTATTGTACTCATCGGGTCCTATACCATATACCAAGATTTTCTTGGCGCGATAGTTCTTTTCTACGGTTTTTCTGTCAATATCACTGTACTTTTTTCTGTCTTTCGGCACCATTGGTCCCGTTTCTTTAAGCTTCTTCATAGGAACATATGGACCACCACAGATGATGTCTCACAGTTCTGAATCTTCGGCGATTATAAAATTATGCATGCGAGTCTTCCACCAGCcatagtactgaccattgaatctaggaggtctgtaggttgattgccCTTCCTCAAAGTTGGGTGGAGTAGCCATTGAGATTATTTCTAGgcgttaaccttttagaaagaacctactatgaaccaattgatagtttatatgagtccactaTACTATAAAGCACCTGATCCTTTATGAGTTTCTACTGAGAATACTTATGAAGCATCAAGTAAAAGAGACAAggaatttttacgtggaaaaattccACACAAGGAGACAAAAATcatgacctacacttgtaggctttcaacttgactaacttgtaatctcactattacaagccactttgtaataactctattacaaagacttcaacttaactaacttgtgatactcttatcacaagccactttgtgactctctagttacaaaggttttaaacttatgactaaacctagttaCAACATAAACTCAAAAAGTTTACGGATTTTGTGTTTCCTAAAAcatagcttctaagaaagcaatataggagttacaatgaagaacgaataacaagattacaactcaatacggatacacatagactcattgtgaaactgatcctttagtggagttgtcttcttgttcttgacacaccagtgacttcaatgacGGATGAGCACTTTAATGCTTGAGATAATATCACTAAATGTACAAGTGAATAtgttgtgccttgcaccaggttgttatactacaaaagacatcacaatggtgatgtcaattcttggtacacgcttcttcccaatgagaagtgaccAATGCACTGTCTGTTGCACTGTCGCGTGTACTGTTACGgacagtcactttctgcagttgtgTTTCAGCTAtacagttgacttgtacttctattAGAGAACCCTAATGGACTAGGTCCCTATTTTGTTCCTCTTTGTAACAGTTGCAGACAGTCACTTTCTACTGTTACGTTTCAACTGTACAGTTGACTTGTATTTCtgtcggagaaccctaagggaccaggtccctgttgtgttcttcCTTGTGGTTGTTCATTCATTTTCTAGAGATCAGACTGGACATTGTTCATTTGAAATGTATACCAGGTGGGTCAGGTTCTCTATCTAATTCttgacaataagtttgttagatcatcaaaacataataagcataaggcaaagacattgaaaacctatcagagactaaggctttttcccttctctctacgagGGAAAGCTTTAGATTTGTTGGAACATCTGCCTAACCATTCAAtacacacttgggatgagttggcagccAAGTTAATTGTTAAGTGTTtctctcccgggcatatggctgCACTTCGGGGTGAGATCTTGGCATTCACACAAGAACCAAATGAGCCACTACACAAAATTGGGAGCGCTATGcaacaatggttaaggaatgtctCAACAATGATATGGCAGAAAACATGTTGCAACAAATCTTTTATTGTGGGATTAaaacaaccaaccaatgtgtagtgaatcaattAGTCGGGAAACTTTATGACTGCGCCTTATGCAGAGGCGTGTGACATTCTAGATGAGATGGCAGAGAAGTCATCGGCTTGGAAATCCCGAGCCAATGTCTTACAAGGTGATCTGAATATGATCCACCTCCACAAAGaattgcaagaccatgggcaagTCATTGCCGAATTAACCATAACCATAAGTCAACTAGCAAAGTACCAACTCAATCAAGTGCAAGCTCCTAAGCAAGTTCACGCTTTGAAGGGAGTTAATGTTTTGATGAACAAAAAGAAGAGTAAGGGCCCACAAATTCAAACCCCGATGGAGAATGTGAAATATGATGGCAGTTTCGATCGAGATGATTCTTATAATAAGCAAGAGGAAGAAATGCACTATGTGAACAATTTTCAAGGGAAAAGAATCAACTTCCAAAGCCCAAATCAACAATAATGGCAACCACAAAATAACCATGGCAATTAGAGTTCTagcaatcaagggaattggcataacaacaacaatcaaggaaattggagtgaaAACAACCAAGGATATtgggaggcaacaatcaaggtggttagggaaacaatcaaggcaatcagGGGTCGAGTTTTTAAAGGACcacaatgtatcaacaaccgagcaacccatcTTCTTATCCTTCTCATGGTTCAAGTttttcaaacaatgagatgggacatattgagaacatgttcaagcaaatgatggaaaagaatgccgatttggattcccaacttgcctcacacaataCGTCAATTCGAAATCTAAAAGTTCAAATGGAAAAAATCTCTCAACTCTAAATTCTCGTAATGAGggtgcactaccaagtgacacggtggtgaacctaAAGGGTGGTAACAATACGGGGCATGCTATGACagttatcacaagaagtggaagaggtggtaATACACCCTCCTCAAGTGAAAGGTGACTTGTCGATGATGACCAAgtgatgcaagaagaagagatcccaaACAATGTTGTTCAAGCAAACGAGAAAGTGTGGATTGATATtcatgatagtgtggaagagactctaGAGGAGGTGAACCCATTTAGGGAACACATCATTGACATACtggaaccggtagtgcaaaaggcaaaggcaccattgcctaagcctccacctctaTACCCTCAAAAACTTGGCAAACAAAATGGtaagaatcaattcaagaaattcattcaaatgatgaagagtctttaACAATGTGTCATTGGTATAATTTTTGGAGCAAATGTCTGGTTATAcaaagtttatgaaagatcttgTGACAAAAAAGTGGTCGATGAATTTTGAGACTATCAAAGTCACTGATaaagtgagtgcaattgttcaTTCAATAGCTCccaagttggaggatcccggtaCTTCcatgattccttgtacaattggaagtgtcgAGTTTGATAGGGCTCTTTGTGATCTTATGGCAAGTATAAATTTGATTCCCtattcaattttcaagactttggggattgggaaaccaagacccacctctatgagattgctaATGGCCGATCGAaccatgaagagaccgttgggtgTTATGGAAGATGTTTTGGTccgggttgataaattcattcttctggTGAACTTTGTCATTCTAGATTTCGATGTTAATTATGAAGTGCCGATCATTCTTGGGAGACTTTTACTTGCTACGAGTAAGGGTCTTTGTGATGTAGAAGCTGGAGAACTTATTTTCCGGGTTGGtaatgaaaaagtggtattccatgtgtgtaagtccatacGGAAACCAAATACcaatgaggtgtgttcttttgtggacttagTGACTGATATTATTGTGGATGATGCAAGTGCTActatcaatgttggtgatatgttggagtcTGTGTTGCttaattttgatgatgacaagATGGATGGTTTCATGGAATGCGTGAACTCTTTGCAAGTAATGGGGTAGTACATTTATGCACCCCAAAaattatccttggatcttgaaaataggaagactcctcctacaaggccttctattgaagagccacCTACTTTGGAGTTGAAGCTATTGCATCCAcaccttcggtatgaatttctagGCCCTTTTTGTACTTTACTGGTTATTCTTTCCTCctatttgactaacgtgcaggttgattcCCCATTGGCGGtgttacaaaagaggaagaaggctattgggtggaccttggaagatattaccttttgcatgcataaaatcaagttggaggatggtgCTAAACCATCCATTAAAGACtcaacgaggctatgcaagaagttgtcaagaaggaaattatcaagtggttggatgtcggggttgtctaccccatctctgatagttcatggacctCTCCGGTTCAATGTATCCCAAAGAtggggggcatgacggtggttaccaatgataagaatgaattgattcctacaagaatagTGACCGGGTTGAGGGTTTGTATGgattatcgcaagctcaacaaatttacaaggaaagatcactttccacttcctttcttagatgaAATGCTCAGTAGATTTGCCAGAcgtgctttctattattttcttgatgggtactTGGGCTACAACCAACTTCTCATTGCTTTGTAAGATTAAGataaaacaacctttacatgtcccggtggtacttttgctttcaagaggatgccatttggtttgtgcaatgcaccgatgacttttcaatggtgtatgatggctattttcacggacatggtggaggactaccttgaagttttcatgtaTGACATCTCGGTGGtaggggattcctttgatgattgtcttgcaaatttagacaaagtgttggcaagatgCGCAGAAACCAAATTGGTACTCAATTgtgagaaatgccatttcatggatgaggaaggtattgtccttggctataaaatctcaaagaatggaattgaagttgacaaggcaaagattgaggtaatCTCTAAGCTTCCACTCCCAACTTTGGTaaagggtgtgcggagtttcctaggccatgcgggtttttaccgg belongs to Nicotiana tabacum cultivar K326 chromosome 6, ASM71507v2, whole genome shotgun sequence and includes:
- the LOC142182047 gene encoding uncharacterized protein LOC142182047 produces the protein MSGYTKFMKDLVTKKWSMNFETIKVTDKVSAIVHSIAPKLEDPGTSMIPCTIGSVEFDRALCDLMANFDVNYEVPIILGRLLLATSKGLCDVEAGELIFRVGNEKVVFHVCKSIRKPNTNEVCSFVDLVTDIIVDDASATINVGDMLESVLLNFDDDKMDGFMECVNSLQVMG